The proteins below are encoded in one region of Lentimicrobium sp. L6:
- a CDS encoding acetate uptake transporter has product MNNGKLANPAVIGLAGFGLTTLLLQLHNIGLCGLGPVVAMGFVFGGLAQMIAGFMEQKMGNNFGYVAFVSFGAFWIGLGFIWMSNHFGVYASSTTDVGYYLVVWTLLVAILWVASWFVHFAMAFTFTLLLIGFVLLDLGHFGLPILNVVAGYELILCALGAWYMMAAIVINDVAGKEILKTGKPWINLK; this is encoded by the coding sequence ATGAATAATGGAAAATTGGCTAACCCAGCAGTGATTGGTTTAGCAGGCTTTGGTTTAACTACACTTTTGTTACAATTGCATAATATTGGACTATGTGGTCTAGGGCCAGTGGTAGCCATGGGATTTGTTTTTGGTGGTCTAGCTCAAATGATAGCTGGTTTTATGGAACAGAAAATGGGAAACAACTTTGGGTATGTAGCATTTGTTAGTTTCGGTGCTTTCTGGATTGGTTTAGGTTTTATTTGGATGTCAAACCATTTTGGTGTCTATGCTTCATCTACTACTGATGTAGGTTATTATTTGGTAGTTTGGACTTTATTGGTGGCGATTTTATGGGTTGCCTCTTGGTTTGTCCATTTTGCAATGGCCTTTACTTTTACATTGCTCCTCATAGGGTTCGTTCTTTTAGATCTAGGGCACTTTGGCTTGCCAATATTGAATGTTGTAGCGGGTTACGAATTGATACTTTGTGCTCTAGGTGCTTGGTATATGATGGCGGCAATTGTTATTAATGATGTTGCTGGAAAAGAAATTTTAAAAACTGGTAAACCTTGGATTAATCTTAAATAA
- a CDS encoding desulfoferrodoxin family protein — protein sequence MKINKYEDISQIEREAKKDYIDRHSAFVYCDDKAVVGEKFKVKVKVGDEYKHPDDFDHYIQYVQLWNKETQLAQATFTAGAQGSAPSNLEVDFYIVPQKGMKLIAHAYCTKHGLWQSDEVEVTVE from the coding sequence ATGAAAATTAACAAGTACGAAGACATTTCTCAGATTGAAAGAGAAGCTAAAAAAGATTATATCGATAGACATTCTGCTTTTGTTTATTGTGATGACAAAGCTGTTGTTGGCGAAAAATTTAAAGTAAAGGTTAAAGTTGGTGATGAGTATAAACATCCAGATGATTTTGATCATTATATCCAGTATGTTCAATTATGGAATAAAGAAACTCAGTTAGCTCAGGCCACTTTTACTGCTGGAGCGCAAGGTTCTGCCCCTTCAAATTTAGAGGTGGATTTCTATATTGTTCCTCAAAAAGGAATGAAGTTAATTGCTCATGCTTACTGTACAAAACACGGTTTATGGCAAAGTGATGAAGTAGAAGTTACTGTAGAATAG
- a CDS encoding DNA alkylation repair protein, producing MTISEFIEELKGLASESLRKEYIKNGGSEKVIGLKYTYLQHYKKELGKNHKYALKLWDTQIPEVQILATMLAEEEKLTGELLEKWNTDIDFYLLSDAFIGNILAPFKGSLQLANKWIHSSDEYTLRHAYSIIFMLAKENGFMKDEVFSKYLDKIGEDIENAPNRAKETMLYSILNIGRRSKKLNELAIALMMKLGGSVAVDHGSTGGITPNVLDILKIVKKTEGFIFFAPGDMLKT from the coding sequence ATGACTATTTCAGAGTTTATAGAAGAACTAAAGGGTTTAGCATCTGAAAGCTTGAGGAAAGAATATATAAAGAATGGAGGAAGTGAGAAAGTAATAGGTCTTAAATATACTTATTTACAACATTATAAAAAAGAGTTAGGGAAAAATCATAAATATGCCCTTAAACTTTGGGATACTCAAATTCCAGAGGTTCAGATATTGGCTACCATGTTGGCAGAAGAAGAGAAGCTTACAGGTGAATTATTGGAAAAATGGAATACAGATATTGATTTCTACCTTTTAAGCGATGCTTTCATTGGGAATATTCTGGCCCCATTTAAAGGTAGTTTGCAATTGGCTAATAAATGGATTCATAGTAGTGATGAATATACGCTTCGACATGCTTATTCCATCATATTCATGTTAGCTAAAGAAAATGGATTTATGAAGGATGAAGTCTTTAGCAAATATTTAGACAAGATAGGGGAGGATATTGAGAACGCTCCCAATAGAGCCAAAGAAACCATGCTTTATAGTATTTTAAACATTGGAAGAAGGAGTAAGAAGTTAAATGAGTTGGCCATCGCATTGATGATGAAATTAGGAGGAAGTGTTGCTGTTGATCATGGTTCTACAGGAGGAATTACACCAAATGTTCTAGATATTCTAAAGATTGTAAAAAAAACGGAAGGGTTTATCTTTTTTGCTCCAGGAGATATGCTTAAGACTTAA
- a CDS encoding T9SS type A sorting domain-containing protein: MNRNLLFLLLFAVSPFFVLAQVDETKPFEVAKNVGYAKSEPLSELAARLSPDKIDAIPVEKENKNKLDVVKWPDTDFSRETENVQSKMGQRISRGPGVGFNGQGPTGSYPPDTDGDVSDEHFIQVVNSKYNVYTKDGTKVLGPLNLSTLWQSLPGPWQGANHGDPIVLWDEDAGRWMITQFYVPNSGNNYELFAISETSDPLGAYHLYAFSFGTTMNDYPKLGVWRDGYYATYNMFQNGSHTGSRITVVDRDKMLVGDPDAEMISFHKNGFYSTMPADIDGEALPLETDDCPVMFITNAKTIQLYGFHTDWENTSNSYLNLMVTLVPTYFSEYNQNIPQPNGQGLNSLAGMIMNRLAYRKFDTYASMVTNHTVHANGKCGVRWYEFRKDDDGGNWTLYQEGTYAPDSDVYRWMGSAAINGRGDISIAYSVANNTDVHPSIRYTGRLAADPLGEMTIQEVELKTGTTSQSNFERWGDYSCLNVDPADDTTFWFTTEYNGWRTWISSYDLGGISGPSVNAGEDAYICTNDQFMTSASGSGILTMEWTTDGDGFFSPANGFEVTYIRGNQDVANGGCTLTLTATGFDGVTTSSDDMVLSIVPTANAGSDATIWDTESFTCEGSGTTIGTIEWTTSGDGTFSDAGIMTPIYTPGETDLANGYATLTLTTAVTEPCVAEKDDSMLLTIQTVGINDLEASNKLSIYPNPTNDIFTLNVDGLTSGEEFTYMVFTSYGKEVYRQIATAKADTYERVIDMSDFVAGIYFVSVQTENGNTTMKVVKK, from the coding sequence ATGAATCGTAATTTATTATTTCTGTTACTATTTGCGGTAAGTCCTTTTTTTGTTCTTGCACAAGTAGATGAGACTAAACCCTTTGAGGTTGCCAAAAATGTTGGCTATGCTAAATCAGAGCCATTATCTGAATTAGCAGCTAGATTAAGCCCTGATAAAATTGATGCTATTCCTGTTGAAAAGGAAAATAAGAATAAGCTTGATGTTGTTAAATGGCCTGATACAGATTTCTCTAGAGAAACTGAGAATGTACAATCAAAAATGGGACAAAGAATAAGCCGCGGTCCTGGTGTTGGATTTAATGGTCAAGGCCCAACTGGCTCTTACCCCCCTGATACCGATGGCGATGTGAGTGATGAACATTTCATTCAGGTAGTAAATTCAAAATATAACGTGTACACTAAAGATGGTACTAAGGTTTTAGGCCCATTAAATTTAAGTACACTTTGGCAGAGTCTACCTGGCCCTTGGCAAGGTGCCAACCACGGTGACCCTATTGTATTATGGGATGAGGATGCTGGAAGATGGATGATTACTCAATTTTATGTTCCTAATTCAGGAAATAATTATGAATTATTCGCTATTTCAGAAACTAGTGATCCTCTTGGAGCTTATCATTTATATGCTTTCTCTTTTGGAACTACCATGAATGACTATCCAAAACTTGGAGTTTGGAGAGATGGTTATTATGCTACTTATAATATGTTCCAGAATGGAAGTCACACGGGTTCTAGAATCACTGTTGTTGATAGAGACAAAATGCTAGTAGGAGATCCTGATGCTGAAATGATTTCATTTCATAAAAATGGATTCTATTCAACTATGCCAGCCGATATCGATGGCGAAGCTCTACCTTTAGAAACTGACGACTGTCCAGTTATGTTTATTACTAATGCAAAAACAATCCAATTATATGGTTTTCATACTGATTGGGAAAATACCTCTAACTCTTATCTTAACCTCATGGTTACTTTAGTACCTACATATTTTAGTGAGTACAATCAAAATATTCCTCAGCCTAATGGTCAAGGACTTAATTCTCTTGCCGGAATGATTATGAATCGTTTAGCATATAGAAAATTTGATACTTATGCTTCCATGGTAACCAACCATACTGTTCATGCCAACGGAAAATGTGGTGTAAGATGGTATGAATTTAGAAAAGACGACGACGGTGGAAACTGGACTTTATACCAAGAAGGTACTTACGCTCCAGATAGTGATGTTTATCGTTGGATGGGCTCTGCAGCAATTAATGGTAGAGGAGATATCTCCATTGCTTATTCTGTTGCTAATAATACTGATGTTCACCCTTCTATTAGATATACCGGTCGTTTAGCTGCTGATCCACTAGGAGAAATGACTATACAAGAAGTTGAACTTAAAACTGGAACCACTTCTCAAAGTAATTTCGAAAGATGGGGAGATTATTCTTGTCTTAACGTTGACCCTGCTGATGATACTACATTCTGGTTTACTACAGAGTATAATGGTTGGAGAACATGGATTTCTTCTTATGATTTAGGTGGAATATCTGGGCCAAGTGTTAATGCTGGCGAAGACGCTTATATCTGCACAAATGACCAATTTATGACAAGTGCGTCTGGTTCTGGTATTTTAACTATGGAATGGACTACTGATGGTGATGGTTTCTTCTCTCCTGCAAATGGTTTTGAAGTTACTTATATTAGAGGAAACCAAGATGTAGCAAACGGAGGATGTACATTAACTCTTACTGCTACTGGTTTTGATGGTGTTACAACTTCAAGTGATGACATGGTATTAAGCATTGTTCCTACTGCAAATGCTGGTTCTGATGCTACAATTTGGGATACTGAATCTTTCACATGTGAAGGTTCTGGAACGACAATAGGAACCATCGAATGGACAACAAGTGGTGATGGAACCTTCAGCGATGCTGGTATCATGACTCCTATCTATACTCCTGGTGAAACAGATCTAGCTAATGGCTATGCTACCTTAACTCTTACAACAGCAGTTACTGAACCTTGCGTTGCTGAGAAAGATGACAGTATGCTATTAACTATCCAAACCGTAGGTATTAATGATTTAGAAGCTTCAAACAAACTCTCTATCTACCCTAACCCGACTAATGATATCTTTACTTTAAACGTTGATGGTTTAACTAGTGGTGAAGAATTCACCTATATGGTTTTCACCAGCTATGGTAAAGAAGTATATCGTCAGATTGCTACAGCTAAAGCTGATACTTATGAAAGAGTTATTGATATGTCTGACTTTGTTGCAGGTATTTACTTTGTAAGTGTTCAAACTGAAAACGGAAACACTACAATGAAAGTGGTTAAGAAATAA
- a CDS encoding T9SS type A sorting domain-containing protein gives MKQTYILIVFALLFASANAQINHVKTKTSKAIAFVKTKPLSELTALLSPDKAESIKPEKEVKNFLNIQKWENTDKSARPGQVQTKNGTEVSRGPITGFNGQGGTGFVPPDTDGDVSNEHFVQMVNSKYNVYLKDGTKLLGPLDLGTLWGQLPGGPWGNSGDPIVLYDEEADRWILTQFAPKNNYSENYELFAVSETSDPTGAYYLYAFEFGTIFNDYPKMGVWYDGYYATYNMFQREDDSFYFVGAALTVVEREKMLIGDPDAQMITTPGYSNGYIPGYYSTMPADIDGENYPEEGSPCPIMYINDEQEIEIWNLLADWDNPSNSTLIKQTPNIIVSSFTETPSANDDGGFISQPNTEQKLDGLGRMIMNRLAYRKFTDYETMVVNHSVLAQPEGGGPFDRSGIRWYEFRKTNENWELYQEGTYAPDDGINRWMGSIAMNANGDIAIGYSVVNGEDIYPSIRYSGRRTNDPLGEMTIEEIEVKSGTYGQNHYRWGDYSCMNVDPANDTSFWYTTEYNGWSTWIAEFDFSPIISATVEAGEDGYICTNNQFQTNASGTSVLSVLWTTDGDGVFSPHNQFNTTYIRGNEDIATGGATLTLTATGFDGIEVSDHLYLNIVPYINAGEDANIIDSEAFQLEAVGTETGSVQWTTSGDGSFSNSNIMTPIYNPGSQDISSGQVTLSVEVAITEPCIDNKSDEMTLNITTVGVEERSNTSNLSIYPNPTNDIFTLNIDGLSYGEEFTYMLYTSYGKEIFREIAKAKTSSYSKSIDMKNFISGIYFVNVQTEKGNSTMKVVKK, from the coding sequence ATGAAACAGACCTACATACTTATCGTTTTTGCTTTACTATTTGCTAGTGCTAATGCTCAAATAAATCATGTAAAAACAAAAACTTCTAAAGCTATAGCTTTTGTTAAAACCAAGCCCTTATCAGAATTAACAGCCCTATTAAGCCCCGACAAAGCAGAATCTATCAAACCTGAAAAAGAAGTCAAAAATTTCCTAAATATTCAAAAATGGGAAAACACAGATAAATCTGCAAGACCAGGCCAAGTGCAAACTAAAAATGGAACAGAAGTAAGCAGAGGTCCAATAACTGGCTTCAATGGCCAAGGTGGCACTGGATTTGTTCCACCAGACACTGATGGTGATGTGAGTAATGAACATTTTGTACAGATGGTGAACTCAAAATATAATGTATACCTTAAAGATGGAACCAAATTACTAGGCCCACTCGATTTGGGAACCCTTTGGGGACAATTACCTGGCGGCCCTTGGGGTAATTCTGGCGACCCAATAGTTCTTTATGATGAGGAAGCTGACAGGTGGATACTCACTCAATTTGCTCCTAAAAACAATTACTCTGAAAACTATGAACTATTTGCTGTTTCGGAAACAAGCGACCCTACTGGAGCTTATTATTTATATGCCTTTGAATTCGGAACCATATTTAATGACTACCCAAAAATGGGTGTTTGGTATGATGGTTATTATGCCACTTATAATATGTTCCAAAGAGAGGATGATAGCTTCTATTTTGTTGGAGCAGCGCTTACCGTAGTTGAAAGGGAGAAAATGCTTATTGGTGATCCCGATGCACAAATGATCACCACACCTGGATATAGCAATGGATATATTCCAGGTTATTATTCAACCATGCCAGCAGATATTGATGGAGAGAACTATCCTGAAGAAGGCTCCCCCTGCCCTATCATGTATATTAATGATGAACAGGAAATTGAAATCTGGAACTTACTTGCCGATTGGGATAACCCTTCAAATTCTACCTTAATAAAACAAACACCCAATATTATAGTATCTAGTTTTACTGAAACACCAAGTGCAAACGATGATGGTGGTTTCATTAGCCAACCAAATACCGAGCAAAAACTTGACGGTCTAGGAAGGATGATCATGAATAGACTGGCTTACCGAAAGTTTACTGATTACGAAACCATGGTTGTGAATCATTCTGTACTAGCACAACCAGAAGGAGGAGGTCCTTTTGACAGAAGTGGTATTAGGTGGTATGAGTTCAGAAAGACTAACGAGAATTGGGAATTATACCAAGAAGGTACTTATGCACCTGATGATGGAATTAATCGCTGGATGGGCTCCATTGCCATGAATGCAAACGGAGATATAGCTATAGGATATTCTGTGGTGAATGGAGAAGATATTTATCCTTCCATTAGATATTCAGGAAGAAGAACTAACGATCCTTTAGGTGAAATGACCATTGAAGAAATTGAAGTAAAATCAGGCACTTATGGACAAAACCACTACAGATGGGGCGATTATTCTTGTATGAATGTAGATCCTGCAAACGATACTTCATTTTGGTATACCACAGAATATAATGGCTGGAGCACGTGGATTGCTGAATTTGACTTTAGCCCGATTATTAGCGCTACAGTTGAAGCTGGTGAAGATGGATACATATGTACTAATAATCAGTTTCAAACCAATGCTAGTGGAACTAGTGTATTATCGGTACTGTGGACTACCGATGGAGATGGTGTATTCTCGCCACATAATCAGTTTAATACTACTTATATTAGAGGAAATGAAGATATTGCCACAGGAGGTGCAACACTAACTCTAACTGCCACCGGCTTCGATGGTATTGAAGTTTCCGACCATTTATATTTAAATATAGTACCTTATATTAATGCGGGAGAGGATGCTAATATTATTGATTCCGAAGCCTTTCAATTAGAAGCTGTTGGAACAGAGACAGGTAGCGTTCAGTGGACAACGAGTGGTGATGGGAGTTTTAGTAATTCCAACATCATGACACCTATCTACAATCCTGGTTCTCAAGACATCTCAAGTGGACAAGTAACATTAAGTGTTGAAGTTGCCATCACTGAACCTTGTATTGACAATAAAAGTGATGAAATGACTTTGAATATTACCACTGTTGGAGTTGAAGAAAGGAGTAATACTAGCAACTTAAGTATCTACCCTAATCCAACCAATGATATTTTCACATTAAATATTGATGGTTTATCTTATGGTGAAGAATTTACTTATATGCTTTATACCAGTTATGGGAAAGAGATCTTTCGTGAAATCGCCAAGGCTAAAACTAGTTCCTATTCTAAGTCGATAGATATGAAGAACTTCATCTCAGGTATTTACTTTGTAAATGTTCAAACAGAAAAAGGAAATTCTACTATGAAAGTTGTGAAGAAATAA
- a CDS encoding low specificity L-threonine aldolase yields the protein MKAFASDNWAGVHPQIMEALIKANTGHQTAYGDDDFTKKADLRFKEIFGADTRTYFVYNGTAANIIALDSICHSFNSVICSEHAHIHVDECGAIEKHAGVKLIAIPSADGKLHPEQIKDYVKADRIPHQSIPAVISITQSTEMGTVYSVEEIKALAQLAHDNDLYLHVDGARISNAAASLGLSFKEMITDAGVDVLSFGGTKNGLMFGEAVVFLNPQLGEHVELYRKQGMHLASKMRYVAAQFLALLENDLWKTNAEHSNAMAQILAQKLDAFPQIRITQEVQSNGVWAVMPDDTAKKLLKSGFFYPWDLRASEYRIMCSWDTTEEDIDKMVSNL from the coding sequence ATGAAAGCATTTGCAAGCGATAATTGGGCTGGAGTTCATCCTCAAATAATGGAAGCCTTAATCAAAGCCAATACTGGCCATCAGACAGCTTATGGTGATGATGATTTCACCAAAAAGGCAGACTTGAGATTTAAAGAGATTTTTGGGGCTGATACTAGAACATATTTCGTTTATAATGGTACTGCTGCTAATATTATAGCCCTAGATAGTATATGCCATTCCTTTAATAGTGTGATTTGCAGTGAACATGCTCATATTCATGTTGACGAGTGTGGAGCCATAGAAAAACATGCGGGTGTTAAATTAATTGCTATTCCTTCTGCTGATGGAAAACTACATCCAGAGCAGATTAAAGATTACGTGAAAGCCGATAGAATTCCACATCAAAGCATTCCTGCAGTTATCAGCATTACACAATCTACAGAGATGGGAACAGTTTATTCTGTGGAAGAAATTAAAGCTTTAGCACAGTTGGCACATGATAATGATTTATATCTACATGTGGATGGTGCTAGAATTTCTAATGCTGCAGCAAGTCTTGGATTGAGTTTTAAAGAAATGATTACAGATGCTGGTGTAGATGTGCTTTCTTTTGGAGGAACAAAGAATGGTTTAATGTTTGGAGAGGCAGTTGTTTTCTTGAATCCTCAATTGGGAGAACATGTGGAGCTTTACCGAAAGCAAGGCATGCACTTGGCCAGTAAAATGCGTTATGTAGCGGCTCAGTTTTTGGCATTACTTGAGAATGATCTGTGGAAAACCAATGCTGAGCATTCCAATGCTATGGCTCAGATTCTTGCTCAAAAATTAGATGCTTTTCCACAAATAAGAATCACTCAAGAAGTTCAGTCCAATGGTGTCTGGGCTGTGATGCCAGATGACACTGCTAAAAAATTACTAAAGTCGGGTTTTTTCTATCCTTGGGACCTAAGAGCTTCGGAATATAGAATCATGTGTAGCTGGGATACTACAGAAGAAGATATCGATAAAATGGTGTCTAATTTGTAA
- a CDS encoding helix-hairpin-helix domain-containing protein, giving the protein MKFIKDYFNFNKRQERGVLVLSIIFLVSLSINHFGPKYLTKAPAHLSHNTPFLNQLNTVKFEAEKEKSKYNPKSSNFKNPPEKIALVNLSFFDPNQVSSAQLLKMGLSEYVVRNVMKYRDKGGFFKSKNDLSKIYGMEESVFKQLEPYIRIELPEPKKEKELEIKKLDKLVIAKPLMKAPLVDINTADSIQLIEVTGIGPFYAGAIVEYRNRLGGYLRMEQLKELYKMDDEKYAKMILGLKLDTIIIKQIPLNTAEFKSILRHPYIDYETTKYIVNMRKQLGKFSALYQLKDSNCFPDSLYLKLEPYLYLD; this is encoded by the coding sequence ATGAAATTTATCAAGGACTATTTTAATTTCAATAAACGACAAGAAAGAGGTGTGCTCGTTTTGAGTATTATATTTCTTGTCAGCCTGAGTATTAATCACTTTGGCCCGAAATATTTAACAAAAGCTCCAGCTCATTTATCTCATAATACTCCTTTTCTCAATCAACTGAATACTGTAAAATTTGAGGCTGAAAAAGAAAAATCAAAATATAATCCCAAAAGTTCAAATTTTAAGAATCCTCCAGAAAAAATAGCACTTGTTAATTTGTCCTTTTTTGATCCCAATCAAGTAAGCTCAGCGCAATTGCTTAAAATGGGTTTATCAGAATATGTAGTGAGAAATGTGATGAAGTATAGAGATAAAGGAGGTTTTTTTAAAAGTAAAAATGATTTATCAAAAATATATGGAATGGAGGAATCTGTTTTTAAACAATTAGAACCTTATATCAGAATTGAACTTCCAGAACCCAAAAAGGAAAAGGAATTAGAGATAAAGAAGTTGGACAAGTTGGTGATCGCCAAACCCCTCATGAAAGCTCCTCTAGTGGATATAAATACTGCTGATTCCATTCAATTGATCGAGGTAACAGGAATTGGCCCATTCTATGCAGGTGCCATAGTGGAATATCGAAATCGTTTAGGTGGTTACCTTAGGATGGAGCAGTTAAAAGAGCTTTATAAAATGGATGATGAGAAGTATGCTAAGATGATTTTGGGGTTAAAATTAGATACGATTATCATTAAACAAATTCCATTAAATACGGCCGAATTTAAAAGCATTCTTAGGCACCCATATATTGATTATGAAACTACAAAGTATATTGTGAATATGAGAAAACAACTGGGTAAGTTCTCGGCTCTATATCAATTGAAAGATTCTAATTGTTTTCCTGATTCTTTATACCTAAAGTTGGAACCGTATTTATATTTAGATTAG
- the rpsA gene encoding 30S ribosomal protein S1 yields MSEDIKNTEEQAAPEVQEVKATEVVAEEKVVKKAEKKAKPALEEDFNWDAIGKKQEVYSSDDRNKLEDLYGQTLKSITEHEVIEGSVVAINSREVVVNIGYKSDGLIAASEVRYNPDIKIGDKIDVYVENQENLKGQLQLSHKKARILQSWDRVNAAHDNDEVITGFVKSRTKGGLIVDVFGIESFLPGSQIDVKPIRDYDIYVGKNMEFKVVKINHEFKNVVVSHKALIEDELEAQKAEIIARLEKGQVLEGIVKNITSYGVFIDLGGVDGLIHITDLSWGRISHPEEIVKLDEKINVVILDFDENKKRIALGLKQLTSHPWDSLDEKLAVNDKVKGKVVVIADYGAFIEIQPGVEGLIHVSEMSWSQHLRTAHDFVKVGDEVEAVILTLDREERKMSLGMKQLIPDPWADIATKYPVSSKHKATVRNFTNFGIFVELEEGVDGLIHISDLSWSKKIKHPAEFTKIGDSLDVVVLEVDEENRRLSLGHKQLEENPWDVFETVFAMNSTHKGTVLTVNDKGAVVSLPYGVEGFVPNRHLKKEDNTKVSVDEALDFLVIEFSKENKKIILSHINTWKAEDKKTSAPRREGGGGQSNAVKRNNDSNEATTLGDIASSELAKLKSQMEGK; encoded by the coding sequence ATGAGCGAAGACATTAAAAATACTGAAGAGCAAGCTGCTCCTGAGGTACAAGAAGTAAAAGCAACTGAGGTAGTTGCTGAAGAAAAAGTGGTGAAGAAAGCTGAAAAGAAAGCCAAGCCTGCACTTGAAGAAGATTTTAATTGGGATGCTATTGGTAAAAAACAAGAGGTTTATTCATCTGATGATCGTAATAAATTGGAAGATTTATATGGTCAAACATTAAAATCAATTACTGAGCATGAGGTTATTGAAGGTTCTGTTGTAGCTATCAATTCTCGCGAAGTTGTTGTGAATATTGGTTATAAATCTGATGGTCTTATCGCTGCTTCTGAAGTAAGATATAACCCAGATATTAAGATTGGTGATAAAATCGACGTTTACGTTGAGAACCAAGAAAACCTTAAAGGTCAATTACAATTATCTCACAAAAAAGCTAGAATTCTTCAGTCTTGGGATCGCGTTAACGCAGCCCACGATAATGATGAAGTTATTACTGGTTTCGTGAAAAGCCGTACAAAAGGTGGTTTAATTGTTGATGTATTTGGTATTGAGTCATTCTTGCCAGGTTCTCAAATTGATGTGAAGCCAATCCGTGATTACGATATTTATGTTGGAAAGAACATGGAATTCAAAGTGGTTAAGATCAACCATGAATTCAAGAATGTTGTAGTTTCTCATAAAGCACTTATCGAAGACGAATTAGAAGCACAAAAAGCTGAAATCATCGCTAGACTTGAAAAAGGTCAAGTTCTTGAAGGTATCGTTAAGAATATTACTTCTTACGGTGTATTCATTGATTTAGGTGGTGTTGATGGTTTAATCCATATTACTGACCTTAGCTGGGGACGTATTTCTCACCCAGAGGAAATCGTTAAGTTGGACGAGAAAATCAATGTGGTTATCCTTGATTTCGACGAAAACAAAAAACGTATTGCCCTTGGTCTTAAACAATTAACTTCTCACCCATGGGATTCTCTCGATGAGAAACTTGCTGTAAATGATAAAGTTAAAGGTAAAGTAGTTGTTATTGCTGATTATGGTGCATTTATCGAAATTCAGCCAGGTGTTGAAGGTTTGATTCACGTATCAGAAATGAGCTGGTCACAGCATCTTAGAACTGCACACGACTTTGTGAAAGTTGGTGATGAAGTAGAAGCTGTAATCTTAACTCTTGACCGTGAAGAGCGTAAAATGTCTCTTGGAATGAAGCAATTGATTCCAGATCCATGGGCAGATATCGCTACTAAATATCCTGTGAGCTCTAAGCATAAAGCTACAGTTAGAAACTTCACTAACTTCGGTATCTTCGTAGAACTAGAAGAAGGAGTTGATGGTTTAATCCATATCTCTGACTTAAGCTGGTCTAAGAAAATCAAGCATCCTGCTGAATTCACTAAGATTGGTGATTCTTTAGATGTTGTAGTATTAGAAGTAGATGAGGAAAACAGAAGATTATCATTAGGTCATAAACAATTAGAAGAAAATCCTTGGGATGTATTCGAAACTGTTTTTGCAATGAATTCTACTCATAAAGGAACTGTTCTTACTGTTAATGATAAAGGTGCTGTTGTATCTTTACCTTATGGTGTTGAAGGATTCGTTCCAAATCGTCACCTAAAGAAAGAAGATAATACTAAAGTTTCTGTTGATGAAGCATTAGATTTCTTAGTTATCGAATTCTCTAAAGAGAATAAGAAAATCATTCTTTCTCACATTAACACTTGGAAAGCTGAAGACAAAAAGACTTCTGCTCCAAGACGTGAAGGTGGTGGAGGACAAAGCAACGCTGTTAAACGTAATAACGATAGCAACGAAGCTACAACACTTGGTGATATCGCAAGTAGCGAATTAGCAAAATTAAAATCTCAAATGGAAGGAAAATAA